The proteins below are encoded in one region of Tautonia marina:
- a CDS encoding glycogen debranching protein, whose translation MATMIDHAPLRNGTLGSYHFRDRELTVTRGEPLPLGAHRTQGGVNFVLICRHASSVNLVLCEICNGAIVAEIPLDPRLNRTGDHWHVRVEGLDGDFCYGYRVDGPKGGPHRYDPSKILIDPACRALSCGTPWGQTGTMPRLSLTMPTDYDRINDLHPRVPLEDSILYELHVRGFTANPNSGVRHPGTFAGLVEKIDYLKDLGITGIELLPIDEFDENDCPFVNPYTGKRNRNFWGYNPIAYAAPKAAYSSNPERTAPWEEFRRMVRSFHDAGLEVVLDVVFNHTAEGGEGGPTYSFRGLDNELYYLVDEHGRYLNFTGCGNTVNSNHPVVRNLILACLRNLVAESHVDGFRFDLASVLGRDKKGHVLVEPPVVEMISEDPLLRDSKLIAEPWDAAGLYQVGSFPGGARWSEWNGHYRDDVRRFWKGDCGQVNLLATRLCGSQDLYADRGPLHSINLITCHDGFTLHDLVSYNQKHNLANGEDNRDGHNDNASWNCGAEGPTEDPAVLSLRARQARNLIATLMVSQGVPMILGGDEMLRTQGGNNNAWCQDNETSWVDWSLLEEHADFHRFVKQMIALRKRHPALRRRTFLKRAAGFPPDIVWHGVRPGEPDFGYDSHTLALALDGRRCDRPGVIDRDIYIAFNAYWQPLSFTIPASPSGRPWRRTVDTSLPSPDDAVGLDEGPIVPIMKPYRVTGRSMLILVSEE comes from the coding sequence ATGGCCACGATGATCGACCATGCCCCGTTGCGCAACGGAACGCTTGGTTCCTATCACTTCCGGGACCGAGAGTTAACCGTGACCCGAGGGGAGCCCCTGCCCCTGGGGGCTCACCGCACGCAGGGCGGTGTCAATTTTGTGTTGATTTGCCGGCATGCGTCCTCGGTTAACCTGGTGCTTTGCGAGATCTGCAACGGCGCGATTGTGGCGGAAATTCCGCTCGACCCGAGGCTGAATCGGACGGGAGATCACTGGCACGTTCGGGTTGAGGGGCTCGACGGCGACTTTTGCTACGGCTACCGGGTCGATGGTCCCAAGGGGGGCCCGCACCGCTACGACCCGTCGAAGATCCTGATCGACCCGGCCTGCCGGGCGCTTTCGTGCGGCACTCCCTGGGGCCAGACCGGCACGATGCCGAGGCTGAGCCTGACGATGCCGACGGACTACGACCGGATCAACGACCTGCACCCGCGGGTTCCGCTCGAAGACTCAATCCTGTACGAGCTGCACGTGCGAGGATTCACGGCGAACCCGAATTCGGGGGTCCGCCACCCCGGCACCTTCGCCGGCCTGGTCGAGAAGATCGACTATCTGAAAGACCTGGGGATCACGGGCATCGAACTGTTGCCGATCGACGAGTTTGACGAGAACGATTGCCCCTTCGTCAATCCGTACACCGGCAAGCGGAACCGGAATTTCTGGGGCTACAACCCCATTGCCTATGCCGCGCCGAAGGCGGCGTATTCCAGCAACCCCGAGCGGACCGCCCCCTGGGAAGAATTCCGCCGGATGGTCCGCTCGTTTCACGACGCGGGGCTTGAGGTGGTGCTCGACGTGGTCTTCAACCACACGGCCGAGGGGGGCGAAGGGGGCCCGACGTACAGTTTCCGCGGCCTGGATAACGAGCTGTACTATCTGGTCGATGAGCATGGGCGTTATCTGAACTTCACGGGTTGCGGCAACACGGTCAACAGTAATCATCCGGTGGTGCGCAACCTGATTCTCGCCTGCCTGCGGAATCTGGTGGCCGAGTCGCACGTGGACGGCTTCCGGTTCGACCTGGCGTCGGTCCTCGGGCGGGACAAGAAGGGGCATGTGCTGGTCGAGCCTCCGGTGGTGGAGATGATCAGCGAGGACCCGTTGCTCCGCGACTCGAAGCTGATCGCCGAGCCGTGGGACGCGGCCGGTCTGTATCAGGTCGGCAGCTTCCCGGGAGGGGCTCGGTGGTCTGAGTGGAACGGCCACTATCGAGACGATGTGCGGCGGTTCTGGAAAGGGGACTGCGGCCAGGTCAATCTGCTTGCGACCCGGCTCTGCGGCAGTCAGGACCTGTACGCCGATCGAGGCCCCTTGCACTCGATCAACCTGATTACCTGCCACGACGGATTCACGCTGCACGACCTCGTCTCGTACAACCAGAAGCACAACCTGGCCAACGGCGAGGACAACCGCGACGGCCACAACGACAACGCCTCATGGAACTGCGGTGCCGAGGGGCCGACGGAGGACCCGGCCGTCTTGTCGCTCCGGGCCCGCCAGGCCCGCAACCTAATTGCTACTCTGATGGTCAGTCAGGGGGTTCCGATGATCCTGGGAGGGGATGAAATGCTCCGCACCCAGGGGGGGAACAACAATGCCTGGTGCCAGGACAACGAGACAAGCTGGGTCGACTGGTCGTTGCTGGAGGAACACGCCGACTTCCATCGGTTCGTCAAGCAGATGATTGCCTTGCGGAAGCGGCACCCGGCGTTGCGGCGTCGGACGTTTTTGAAGCGGGCGGCCGGGTTCCCGCCCGATATCGTCTGGCACGGCGTCCGGCCTGGCGAGCCGGATTTCGGCTACGACAGTCACACGCTTGCCCTGGCCCTCGACGGCCGTCGCTGCGATCGACCGGGCGTGATCGACCGCGATATTTATATCGCCTTCAACGCCTACTGGCAGCCGTTGTCGTTTACGATTCCGGCGTCTCCCTCGGGGCGGCCCTGGCGGCGCACGGTGGATACCTCGCTCCCCTCGCCGGATGACGCGGTCGGCCTGGATGAAGGGCCGATCGTGCCGATCATGAAGCCGTACCGCGTGACGGGTCGGTCGATGCTGATCCTCGTCTCGGAGGAGTGA
- a CDS encoding bifunctional YncE family protein/alkaline phosphatase family protein, whose protein sequence is MSRPRPPIGLVFLAACLLPPSWSNAQEAIPRVGQNDASGATVVTTQQRIRPVGASVEYPGRPVDLAVSPDGARVVAKDNRGILVIDAQTWEITQRLAFPDGGGSMHGIVVSQDGRRFWATSAQSHLYEATLADDGSFAWTRTYDLPGPNGEGPSHACGIALNADETIAYVALSRNNTIGQVDLTTGELVREIPVGVAPFGVELDPNGTVLYVSNWGGRRPLDGEQTAPSAGTPVLVDDRGVAKSGTVGKVDLEQGAMTVEVATGLHPSDLVLDPRAGRLYVANANSDTVGVLNISNGDFSEVVEILVRPDPTLPFGSASNALALSNDGQTLYVANGGNNAVAVVSLNDDRTDGEVLGFIPAAWYPGGLAVGPEGDLFIANIKGLGSRSEPEDPAKGRSVYAYLGTVQKVEPVDADTLAEWTAQVLEDARVPQVLRSWEREQVRADIAPRPVPERLGEPSVFEHVVYIIKENRTYDQVFGDLPQGEGDPNLCIFGREVTPNHHALAEQFVLLDNFYCNGVLSADGHSWSTEGYVTDHLEKAFGGFTRSYTFGDDPLTYASTGFIWDNVLLHGLTFRNYGEMDYAEPVPADASFVQIYEDFLNGTNEISFTQNIGIDTLRRYSSPDFPGWNMKIPEVLRADRFLKELAEFEETGDFPNFVMIFLPQDHGSGTSPGMPTPNAHMADNDLALGRIVEGLSTSRFWPKTCVFVIEDDPQNGFDHIDGHRSICLVASPYTKRGAVVSEFYNQTSVLHTMERILGLPPMNQMDAMSPLMTECFTDEPDLTPFTALPVTIPLDELNKPVSQLPPGQRVWAEASLAQDFSIFDRADEDTLNRILWHYAKGADTPYPAHLAGAHGTGLKGRKLIHVEFEDDDDDDDDDDDDDEEDDSDD, encoded by the coding sequence GTGTCGCGTCCACGTCCACCGATTGGCCTGGTCTTCCTGGCAGCCTGTCTTCTTCCCCCCTCCTGGTCAAACGCTCAGGAAGCGATCCCGAGAGTTGGGCAAAACGACGCCTCCGGCGCAACCGTGGTGACGACCCAGCAGCGGATTCGGCCCGTCGGAGCCTCGGTCGAGTATCCCGGTCGGCCGGTCGATCTGGCCGTTTCGCCCGACGGCGCTCGCGTCGTGGCCAAGGACAACCGCGGCATCCTCGTCATCGACGCACAGACCTGGGAGATCACCCAGCGCCTTGCCTTCCCCGACGGTGGCGGGTCGATGCACGGCATCGTCGTTTCCCAGGACGGCCGACGCTTCTGGGCCACCTCGGCCCAAAGCCATCTGTACGAAGCCACCCTGGCCGACGACGGCTCCTTCGCCTGGACGCGGACCTACGACCTGCCCGGTCCCAATGGAGAAGGCCCTTCGCACGCCTGCGGGATCGCCCTGAACGCCGACGAAACCATCGCCTACGTCGCCCTCTCGCGCAACAACACGATCGGCCAGGTCGATCTGACCACCGGCGAGCTTGTCCGCGAAATTCCCGTCGGAGTCGCGCCGTTCGGCGTGGAACTTGATCCGAACGGTACGGTTCTTTATGTCTCCAACTGGGGAGGCCGTCGCCCCCTCGACGGCGAGCAGACCGCCCCGTCGGCCGGCACCCCCGTCCTCGTCGACGATCGCGGCGTTGCCAAGAGCGGGACCGTGGGCAAGGTCGATCTGGAGCAAGGAGCCATGACCGTCGAGGTCGCCACCGGCCTGCACCCGAGCGACCTGGTCCTCGACCCTCGGGCCGGCCGCCTCTACGTCGCCAACGCCAACTCCGACACCGTCGGCGTTCTCAACATCAGCAACGGCGACTTCTCCGAGGTGGTCGAGATCCTCGTCCGTCCCGACCCCACCTTGCCCTTCGGCAGCGCCTCGAATGCCCTGGCCCTCTCGAACGACGGCCAGACGCTCTACGTCGCCAACGGCGGCAACAACGCCGTGGCCGTCGTTTCCCTGAACGACGATCGGACGGACGGCGAGGTCCTCGGCTTCATTCCGGCGGCCTGGTATCCCGGCGGCCTGGCCGTCGGCCCCGAGGGCGACCTGTTCATTGCCAACATCAAGGGGCTCGGCTCCCGAAGCGAGCCGGAAGACCCGGCCAAGGGCCGATCGGTCTACGCCTACCTCGGCACCGTGCAGAAGGTCGAACCGGTCGACGCCGACACCCTGGCCGAGTGGACCGCCCAGGTCCTCGAAGACGCCCGGGTTCCTCAGGTCCTCCGCTCCTGGGAACGCGAGCAGGTCCGGGCCGACATCGCCCCCCGTCCGGTCCCCGAACGCCTGGGAGAGCCCTCGGTCTTCGAGCACGTCGTCTACATCATCAAGGAAAATCGCACGTATGATCAGGTCTTCGGAGACTTGCCCCAGGGCGAGGGAGACCCGAACCTCTGCATCTTCGGCCGCGAGGTCACGCCCAATCACCACGCCCTGGCCGAACAGTTCGTCCTGCTCGACAACTTCTACTGCAACGGCGTCCTCTCGGCCGACGGCCACTCCTGGTCGACCGAGGGGTACGTGACCGACCACCTCGAAAAAGCCTTCGGCGGCTTCACCCGCAGCTACACCTTCGGCGACGACCCCCTGACCTACGCCTCCACCGGGTTCATCTGGGATAACGTCCTGCTGCACGGCCTCACCTTCCGCAACTACGGAGAGATGGACTACGCCGAGCCCGTCCCGGCCGATGCCTCCTTCGTGCAGATTTATGAAGACTTCCTCAACGGCACGAATGAGATCTCGTTCACCCAGAACATCGGCATCGACACCCTCCGCCGCTACTCCAGCCCCGACTTCCCCGGCTGGAACATGAAGATCCCCGAGGTCCTCCGCGCCGACCGGTTCCTCAAGGAGCTGGCCGAATTCGAGGAAACCGGCGACTTCCCCAACTTCGTGATGATCTTCTTGCCCCAGGATCACGGCTCGGGTACCTCTCCCGGCATGCCCACCCCGAACGCCCACATGGCCGACAACGACCTGGCGCTCGGCCGGATCGTCGAGGGGCTCAGTACCAGCCGATTCTGGCCGAAGACCTGCGTTTTCGTCATCGAAGACGACCCGCAAAACGGCTTCGATCACATCGACGGCCACCGCTCGATCTGCCTCGTCGCCTCCCCCTACACGAAGCGAGGGGCCGTCGTCAGCGAGTTCTACAACCAGACCTCCGTCCTGCACACCATGGAGCGCATCCTCGGCCTGCCTCCCATGAATCAGATGGACGCCATGTCCCCCCTGATGACCGAGTGCTTCACCGATGAACCCGACCTCACCCCGTTCACCGCGCTTCCGGTCACCATCCCGCTCGACGAGCTGAACAAGCCCGTCAGCCAGCTCCCTCCCGGACAGCGCGTCTGGGCCGAGGCCAGTCTCGCCCAGGACTTCTCCATCTTCGACCGCGCCGACGAGGACACCCTTAACCGCATCCTCTGGCACTACGCCAAGGGGGCCGACACCCCCTATCCCGCCCACCTCGCCGGCGCTCACGGCACCGGCCTGAAGGGCCGCAAGCTCATCCACGTCGAGTTCGAGGATGACGACGACGACGACGACGACGACGACGACGACGACGAGGAAGATGACAGCGATGACTGA
- a CDS encoding DUF1559 family PulG-like putative transporter: MRAKARGFTLIELLVVIAIIGVLIALLLPAVQAAREAARRAQCTNNLKQMGLSIHNYHSVNNSMPPLFGNFGTAPNGPSEPGGPWPLGWAVAILPFMEQQALFNAANHSFGAFGVANVGTLSAVRVDTYVCPSESLRNGPWIANTFMSYHANIGGPSAMSAWAGAVVPFRSNPGDFPGYTNAVQTANLSVFGFEGVTDGTSNTAAFSEKLIGLAGYVGGAVPGSANAKRVSYQTSVSQGWDATDGVAQAQAFFNACRSIPSTTAPTNPTQWSGATWAGSHAGTLHFNAYNHVMPPNGLSCVASNSWGGPPGGFNDAITATSNHSGGVNVCMMDGSVRFVKDTVSTPVWWAIGTRNQGEIISSDQF; this comes from the coding sequence ATGAGAGCAAAAGCTCGCGGTTTCACGCTGATCGAATTGCTGGTTGTGATCGCCATCATCGGTGTCCTGATCGCCTTGCTGCTGCCGGCCGTGCAGGCGGCTCGCGAGGCCGCTCGTCGGGCGCAGTGCACGAACAACCTGAAGCAGATGGGTCTGTCGATCCACAATTATCATTCGGTGAACAACTCAATGCCGCCGCTGTTCGGCAACTTCGGGACTGCCCCGAATGGCCCGAGCGAGCCGGGCGGCCCCTGGCCGCTGGGCTGGGCCGTGGCGATTCTGCCCTTCATGGAGCAGCAGGCGCTGTTCAATGCGGCCAACCACTCCTTCGGCGCCTTCGGCGTGGCGAACGTCGGGACGCTGTCGGCTGTTCGCGTCGACACGTACGTCTGCCCGTCGGAGAGCCTTCGGAACGGCCCCTGGATCGCGAATACCTTTATGAGCTACCACGCCAACATCGGCGGCCCCTCCGCGATGTCGGCCTGGGCCGGCGCGGTCGTGCCGTTCCGCAGCAATCCGGGGGATTTTCCCGGCTACACCAACGCCGTGCAGACGGCGAACCTGAGCGTCTTCGGGTTCGAGGGGGTCACCGACGGCACCAGCAACACCGCGGCCTTCAGTGAGAAGCTGATCGGCCTGGCCGGATACGTCGGTGGTGCCGTGCCGGGCTCGGCCAACGCCAAGCGGGTGTCGTACCAGACCAGCGTGAGCCAGGGCTGGGACGCGACCGACGGCGTTGCGCAAGCCCAGGCGTTCTTCAACGCGTGCCGGAGCATTCCGTCAACGACGGCCCCCACCAACCCGACCCAGTGGTCCGGGGCGACCTGGGCCGGCAGCCACGCCGGGACGTTGCACTTCAACGCCTACAACCACGTGATGCCGCCGAACGGCCTGTCGTGCGTCGCCTCCAACTCGTGGGGAGGCCCTCCCGGCGGGTTCAACGACGCGATCACGGCCACGAGCAACCACTCCGGCGGGGTCAACGTCTGCATGATGGACGGCTCGGTCCGGTTCGTGAAGGACACCGTCAGCACGCCGGTCTGGTGGGCCATCGGCACCCGGAACCAGGGCGAGATCATCAGCTCCGACCAGTTCTGA
- a CDS encoding FG-GAP-like repeat-containing protein: MSGRFVQLFWLVLLGVLAFGVFWHISEWRHARGLQRVREQMAVYRFAEAREWLADLPSWRSGRPEEAYRLGVCEHAGGDIPAALAAWSRIEPDSEWGIQAGLARARTLVGDLGRFSDAEEIFVELMDALPSGPSPQRDEVRASLAELWFWQGRRDEVSRLLESTWKATTDPIGVLRDRWRAETATTMVEMIRADVEQAARKAPDDDRVWLAQASLAFQAARYDEARQWLDRCLERRPEDPAVWMARLALAREIEDLDEVQRAMEALPADRLTAAERLSLFAWLARRRGDTAAEQDALERLLTLPPADPRTLDRLATLASEAGDLDAAAEYRRRKAELDVAKDRYRFLMDEEIVPDRYTELAELADLLGRRFEAIAWWTLRFSSMPTDDTARAALNRLRALPEPDPPAPGVTLAAALAEDQSLSDAPAIASQAARPGEPVVPSFQDIAAESGLTFVFDNGRSPERQMPETTAGGIGLLDYDGDGWMDVYVVQGGPFPPDPTRPSEESDRLFRNRGDGTFEDVSEASGITQLTPDYGHGVTVGDIDNDGHPDLFLTRWRAYQLLRNKGDGTFEDVTAAWGLDGDRDWPTSAAFADLDNDGRLDLYVCHYLVWDVEDPKLCRRVTVSDASELSDPDQLYNYCSPRLFPALQDHVFRNDGERFVDVTEQAGIVDPEGRGLGVVAADVDGDGLVDLYVANDTTADYLWRNLGDFRFEDVAFASGVACNADGAFQAGMGTACGDVDGDGLPDLLVTNFYGEGTTFFKNLGGGMFGDTSASIGLTAASRYLLGFGIALLDANNDGAIDIATANGHVNDDRPDYPYDMPATLLLGNAQGRLVDVTQEVGPSWAKPRVSRGLAAGDLDNDGRVDAVLLPQMSPMAYLHNRTEAGGHFVTFQLVGTQSNRDGIGAVVTVEAGGKRQRAWRVGGGSFQSSSDPRLRFGLGEWTQLERVEVRWPSGQIDRFTSVAADQAYQLREGAAELTPLDAGWSQHNEPMTGTGTGIDHDHDNAAE, from the coding sequence ATGAGCGGACGGTTCGTCCAACTCTTCTGGCTCGTCTTGCTGGGCGTGCTGGCCTTCGGAGTTTTCTGGCACATCTCGGAATGGCGGCATGCCCGGGGCCTTCAGCGCGTCCGGGAACAGATGGCCGTCTACCGCTTCGCCGAGGCTCGGGAGTGGCTTGCCGACCTGCCTTCCTGGCGATCGGGGAGGCCCGAGGAGGCATACCGGCTGGGCGTCTGCGAGCACGCGGGGGGTGACATTCCCGCGGCGCTGGCGGCCTGGTCCCGTATTGAGCCCGACTCGGAATGGGGGATCCAGGCCGGCCTGGCACGGGCCCGGACCCTTGTCGGCGACCTCGGCCGGTTCAGCGACGCTGAGGAAATCTTCGTCGAGCTGATGGACGCCCTGCCGTCGGGCCCCAGTCCGCAGCGCGACGAGGTGCGGGCCTCGCTCGCCGAACTCTGGTTCTGGCAAGGTCGCCGTGACGAGGTCAGCCGCCTGCTCGAGTCGACCTGGAAGGCCACCACCGACCCGATCGGCGTGCTGCGGGACCGCTGGCGGGCCGAAACCGCGACGACCATGGTGGAGATGATCCGCGCCGACGTCGAGCAGGCGGCGCGCAAGGCCCCCGACGACGACCGGGTCTGGCTCGCCCAGGCCAGCCTGGCCTTCCAGGCTGCCCGTTACGACGAGGCCCGCCAGTGGCTCGACCGCTGCCTTGAGCGACGTCCCGAGGACCCGGCGGTCTGGATGGCCCGGCTGGCGCTGGCTCGCGAGATCGAGGACCTCGACGAGGTCCAACGCGCCATGGAGGCCCTGCCCGCCGACCGCCTGACAGCCGCCGAGCGGCTCTCGCTGTTCGCCTGGCTGGCCCGTCGCCGGGGCGACACCGCCGCCGAGCAGGACGCCCTGGAGCGGCTGCTCACCCTCCCCCCAGCCGACCCGAGGACGCTCGATCGCCTGGCAACGCTCGCCTCGGAGGCCGGCGACCTGGACGCCGCCGCCGAGTATCGCCGCCGCAAGGCCGAGCTCGACGTGGCCAAGGACCGCTACCGCTTCCTGATGGACGAAGAGATCGTCCCGGATCGCTACACCGAACTGGCCGAACTGGCCGATCTCCTCGGCCGCCGGTTCGAGGCCATCGCCTGGTGGACGCTCCGTTTCTCCTCCATGCCGACCGACGACACAGCCCGGGCCGCCCTGAACCGGCTCCGGGCGCTCCCCGAGCCCGACCCGCCCGCCCCCGGCGTGACGCTTGCCGCGGCCCTGGCCGAGGATCAATCCCTGTCCGATGCGCCGGCAATCGCTTCCCAGGCTGCTCGGCCCGGCGAACCCGTCGTGCCGTCGTTCCAGGACATCGCCGCCGAGTCCGGGCTGACGTTCGTCTTCGACAACGGCCGCTCGCCCGAGCGCCAGATGCCCGAGACGACCGCCGGCGGTATCGGCTTGCTCGACTACGACGGCGACGGCTGGATGGATGTCTATGTCGTGCAAGGTGGCCCCTTCCCGCCGGACCCGACACGCCCCTCGGAGGAGAGCGACCGGCTGTTCCGCAATCGCGGCGACGGCACGTTCGAGGATGTCTCCGAGGCCTCCGGCATCACCCAATTGACCCCCGACTATGGGCACGGGGTGACCGTCGGCGACATCGACAACGACGGCCACCCTGACCTGTTCCTGACCCGCTGGCGTGCGTATCAGTTGCTGCGGAACAAGGGCGACGGCACGTTCGAGGATGTCACCGCCGCCTGGGGCCTGGACGGCGACCGCGATTGGCCCACCTCGGCCGCCTTCGCCGACCTGGACAACGACGGCCGCCTCGACCTCTACGTCTGCCATTACCTGGTGTGGGACGTCGAGGACCCGAAGCTGTGCCGGCGGGTGACGGTCTCCGATGCCTCGGAGCTGAGCGACCCGGACCAGTTGTACAACTACTGCTCGCCCCGGCTCTTCCCTGCCCTGCAAGACCACGTGTTTCGCAACGATGGCGAGCGATTTGTCGACGTGACCGAGCAGGCCGGCATCGTCGATCCCGAGGGCCGCGGTCTGGGAGTGGTCGCCGCCGATGTCGACGGCGACGGCCTGGTCGATCTGTACGTGGCCAACGACACCACCGCCGATTACCTCTGGCGCAACCTCGGCGATTTCCGGTTCGAGGACGTGGCCTTCGCCAGCGGCGTCGCCTGCAACGCCGACGGCGCCTTCCAGGCCGGCATGGGGACCGCGTGCGGCGATGTCGACGGCGACGGCCTTCCCGATTTGCTGGTCACGAACTTCTACGGCGAGGGCACGACCTTCTTCAAGAACCTCGGCGGCGGCATGTTCGGCGACACCAGCGCGTCGATCGGCCTGACGGCCGCGAGCCGCTACCTGCTCGGGTTCGGGATCGCCCTGCTCGACGCCAACAACGACGGCGCCATCGACATCGCCACGGCCAACGGCCACGTCAACGACGACCGGCCCGACTATCCGTACGACATGCCCGCCACGCTCTTGCTCGGCAATGCCCAGGGACGTTTGGTCGACGTGACGCAGGAGGTTGGTCCGTCCTGGGCCAAGCCCCGCGTCTCCCGGGGCCTTGCCGCTGGCGACCTCGACAATGATGGCCGGGTTGACGCCGTGCTGCTCCCCCAGATGAGCCCGATGGCCTACCTGCACAATCGCACTGAGGCCGGCGGCCACTTCGTGACCTTCCAGCTCGTCGGCACGCAATCGAACCGCGACGGCATCGGGGCGGTCGTCACCGTCGAGGCGGGAGGGAAGCGCCAGCGGGCCTGGCGCGTGGGGGGCGGCAGCTTCCAGTCATCCTCTGACCCTCGGCTCCGCTTCGGTCTGGGCGAGTGGACGCAACTGGAGCGCGTCGAAGTCCGCTGGCCTTCGGGCCAGATTGATCGGTTTACATCCGTGGCCGCTGACCAGGCCTATCAGCTCCGCGAAGGAGCAGCCGAACTGACCCCCCTCGATGCGGGATGGTCCCAGCACAACGAACCCATGACAGGGACCGGAACCGGGATTGACCATGACCATGACAACGCCGCCGAATGA